In the genome of Kitasatospora cathayae, one region contains:
- a CDS encoding response regulator, with the protein MPDSTPSIRVLLVDDHQVVRRGLRTFLEVQDDIEVVGEAADGAEGVDRARELDPDVVLMDLKMPGVDGIEALRTLKEEGSRARILIVTSFTEHRTMVPALRAGAAGYVYKDVDPEALAGAIRSVHAGHVLLQPELAEALLADDGPRAPQGRGGTLTEREREVLGHIADGRSNREIARSLHLSEKTVKTHVSNILMKLDLADRTQAALWAVRNGATRER; encoded by the coding sequence GTGCCTGACAGCACGCCGTCGATCCGCGTCCTGCTGGTCGACGACCACCAGGTGGTCCGCCGCGGGCTGCGCACCTTCCTGGAGGTCCAGGACGACATCGAGGTGGTCGGGGAGGCCGCCGACGGGGCCGAGGGCGTCGACCGCGCCCGCGAACTCGACCCGGACGTCGTCCTGATGGACCTCAAGATGCCCGGCGTCGACGGCATCGAGGCGCTGCGCACGCTCAAGGAGGAGGGCAGCCGGGCCCGGATCCTGATCGTCACCAGCTTCACCGAGCACCGCACCATGGTCCCCGCGCTGCGGGCCGGCGCCGCCGGGTACGTCTACAAGGACGTGGACCCGGAGGCGCTGGCCGGTGCCATCCGCTCGGTGCACGCCGGTCACGTGCTGCTCCAGCCGGAACTGGCCGAGGCCCTGCTCGCCGACGACGGCCCGCGCGCCCCACAGGGCCGCGGCGGCACCCTCACCGAGCGCGAGCGCGAGGTGCTCGGCCACATCGCCGACGGCCGCTCCAACCGGGAGATCGCCCGCAGCCTGCACCTGTCGGAGAAGACGGTGAAGACCCACGTGTCCAACATCCTGATGAAGCTGGACCTCGCTGACCGCACCCAGGCCGCGCTCTGGGCCGTCCGCAACGGCGCGACCCGGGAGCGTTAG
- a CDS encoding 4a-hydroxytetrahydrobiopterin dehydratase: MSSRARLSEDEITAALADAPQWRRDGDSIVRSADAPDFPAAIRVVVAVAGQAEELDHHPDIDIRWRTLRFVLSTHSAGGLTGLDFTLAARIDEALRAESAA, translated from the coding sequence ATGAGCAGCAGGGCACGACTGAGCGAGGACGAGATCACGGCGGCGCTGGCGGACGCGCCGCAGTGGCGCCGGGACGGCGACAGCATCGTCCGCAGCGCCGACGCCCCCGACTTCCCGGCCGCGATCCGGGTGGTCGTCGCCGTGGCCGGACAGGCCGAGGAACTCGACCACCACCCCGACATCGACATCCGCTGGCGCACCCTGCGCTTCGTGCTGTCCACCCACAGCGCCGGTGGGCTCACCGGACTGGACTTCACCCTCGCCGCCCGCATCGACGAGGCCCTGCGCGCCGAATCGGCGGCCTGA
- a CDS encoding ABC transporter ATP-binding protein, producing MSDVLELVDVSVVREGRALVDQVSWSISEGERWVILGPNGAGKTTLLQIASSYLFPTSGKVSVLGEKLGEIDVFELRSRIGLAGASMFDKLPAEQTVLQTVLTAAYGMTVSWQETYEQSDEGRALALLDRMGMANLTGRKFGTLSEGERKRTLIARALMTDPELLLLDEPAAGLDLGGREDLVRRLGALAQDEFAPAMAMVTHHVEEIAPGFTHVLMIRQGKVLTAGPIDTELTARNLSKCFGLPLTLERHGDRWSAQGLPLG from the coding sequence ATGAGCGACGTGCTGGAGCTGGTGGACGTATCCGTGGTCCGGGAGGGGCGCGCGCTGGTCGACCAGGTCTCGTGGTCCATCTCCGAGGGTGAGCGCTGGGTCATCCTGGGCCCGAACGGCGCCGGCAAGACCACCCTGCTGCAGATCGCCTCCTCGTACCTCTTCCCGACCTCGGGCAAGGTCTCGGTGCTGGGCGAGAAGCTGGGCGAGATCGACGTCTTCGAGCTGCGCTCCCGGATCGGCCTGGCCGGCGCCTCGATGTTCGACAAGCTGCCGGCCGAGCAGACCGTGCTGCAGACCGTGCTCACCGCCGCCTACGGCATGACGGTCAGCTGGCAGGAGACCTACGAGCAGTCCGACGAGGGCCGCGCGCTCGCCCTGCTCGACCGCATGGGGATGGCCAACCTCACCGGCCGCAAGTTCGGCACCCTCTCCGAGGGCGAGCGCAAGCGCACCCTGATCGCCCGCGCCCTGATGACCGACCCCGAGCTGCTGCTGCTCGACGAGCCCGCGGCCGGCCTGGACCTCGGAGGCCGCGAGGACCTGGTCCGCCGGCTCGGCGCGCTCGCCCAGGACGAGTTCGCGCCGGCCATGGCGATGGTCACCCACCACGTCGAGGAGATCGCCCCCGGCTTCACCCACGTGCTGATGATCCGCCAGGGCAAGGTGCTCACCGCCGGCCCGATCGACACCGAGCTGACCGCCCGTAACCTCTCCAAGTGCTTCGGCCTGCCGCTGACCCTGGAGCGCCACGGCGACCGCTGGTCGGCGCAGGGTCTGCCGCTGGGCTGA
- a CDS encoding NfeD family protein: MDSWIWWLLAAAVLGIPLVLTAVPEFAMFAIGALAAAAVAGLGGEAVLETLTFIVVSVGLVVFVGPIARRQLRRGPQIKTGIEALRGATAVVAETVDGEGGRIKLNGEIWSARALNPDSVYQPGQKVDVVEIQGATALVV; this comes from the coding sequence GTGGACAGCTGGATCTGGTGGCTCCTGGCCGCCGCGGTGCTCGGCATACCGCTGGTGCTCACCGCGGTGCCGGAGTTCGCCATGTTCGCGATCGGTGCGCTGGCGGCCGCCGCCGTGGCCGGGCTGGGCGGGGAAGCGGTCCTGGAGACCCTGACCTTCATCGTGGTCTCGGTCGGGCTGGTGGTCTTCGTCGGCCCGATCGCCCGCCGACAGCTGCGCAGGGGCCCGCAGATCAAGACGGGCATCGAGGCGCTCCGGGGCGCCACCGCGGTCGTCGCGGAAACCGTCGACGGGGAGGGCGGGCGGATCAAGCTCAACGGCGAGATCTGGTCAGCCCGCGCGCTCAATCCGGACAGCGTGTACCAACCGGGTCAGAAGGTCGACGTCGTCGAAATCCAGGGCGCGACCGCCCTGGTCGTCTAG
- a CDS encoding SPFH domain-containing protein → MEPVLIVLVVLVVVAFIALIKTIQVIPQASAAIVERFGRYTRTLNAGLNIVVPFIDRVRNRIDLREQVVPFPPQPVITQDNLVVNIDTVIYYQVTDPRAATYEVASYIQAIEQLTVTTLRNIIGSMDLESTLTSREVINAGLRGVLDEATGKWGIRVNRVELKAIEPPTSIQDSMEKQMRADRDKRAAILTAEGQRQAQILKAEGEKQADVLRAEGEAQAAVLRADGEAAAIRTVFEAIHDGDADQKLLAYQYLQTLPELAKGDSNKLWIIPSEVGDALKGLGGAFTGLSGNGGANGGAVAAPSVPQTPPAATQVPLDPAAGPRPVDVEKGAARPRVDPAREYRKIDPE, encoded by the coding sequence GTGGAACCGGTCCTTATCGTTTTGGTCGTCCTGGTCGTGGTGGCCTTCATCGCGCTGATCAAGACGATCCAGGTCATCCCGCAGGCCAGCGCCGCGATCGTGGAGCGCTTCGGCCGCTACACCCGGACGCTCAACGCAGGGCTGAACATCGTCGTCCCGTTCATCGACCGGGTCCGCAACCGGATCGACCTGCGCGAGCAGGTCGTGCCGTTCCCGCCGCAGCCGGTGATCACCCAGGACAACCTGGTGGTCAACATCGACACCGTCATCTACTACCAGGTCACCGACCCCCGGGCGGCCACCTACGAGGTCGCCAGCTACATCCAGGCCATCGAGCAGCTGACCGTCACCACGCTGCGCAACATCATCGGCTCGATGGACCTCGAGTCCACCCTGACCTCGCGCGAGGTCATCAACGCCGGCCTGCGCGGCGTCCTGGACGAGGCCACCGGCAAGTGGGGCATCCGGGTCAACCGCGTCGAGCTGAAGGCGATCGAGCCGCCGACCTCCATCCAGGACTCGATGGAGAAGCAGATGCGCGCCGACCGCGACAAGCGCGCCGCGATCCTCACCGCCGAGGGCCAGCGCCAGGCGCAGATCCTCAAGGCCGAGGGTGAGAAGCAGGCCGACGTGCTCCGGGCCGAGGGTGAGGCGCAGGCCGCGGTGCTGCGCGCCGACGGTGAGGCGGCCGCGATCCGGACGGTCTTCGAGGCCATCCACGACGGCGACGCCGACCAGAAGCTGCTCGCCTACCAGTACCTGCAGACCCTGCCCGAGCTGGCCAAGGGCGACTCCAACAAGCTGTGGATCATCCCGAGCGAGGTCGGCGACGCGCTCAAGGGCCTCGGCGGGGCCTTCACCGGCCTGTCCGGCAACGGCGGCGCCAACGGCGGTGCGGTGGCGGCGCCGAGCGTCCCGCAGACACCCCCGGCGGCCACCCAGGTGCCGCTCGACCCGGCGGCCGGGCCGCGACCGGTGGACGTCGAGAAGGGCGCCGCCCGTCCCCGGGTGGACCCGGCGCGGGAGTACCGCAAGATCGACCCGGAGTGA
- a CDS encoding GAF domain-containing sensor histidine kinase translates to MPSTTGDHRTSAGPPGCDPLAGIEAVSQALLAMSRHLEVREVLRRITASARELLEAEYAALGVPDDHGGFAQFVVDGVTDEQWRAIGPLPRQHGVLAEMLHETGPTRLVDVRRAPAFEGWPAAHPEMDAFLGMPVLDTEAAEDEPQVMGVIFLANKRGGGQFTDHDEELLRILAAHAALALSNARLYERSRELTLAGERARIAHDLHDAVSQKLFSLRLTAKAAAKLVDRDPARARAELAEVARLAAEAADELRAVVVELRPAALEEDGLSATLASQVQLLDRAHTADLAFAADGVRALPPAQEAALLRVAQEALHNALRHSGARRVTVSLAGTPARGAVLRVRDDGRGFDPESVRRAGRHLGLASMRDRAAAVGGTLTLESAPGQGTLVEMEVPGA, encoded by the coding sequence ATGCCCAGCACCACCGGTGATCACCGGACCTCCGCCGGCCCGCCCGGCTGCGACCCGCTGGCCGGCATCGAGGCCGTCAGCCAGGCCCTGCTCGCGATGAGCCGGCACCTGGAGGTCCGCGAGGTGCTGCGCCGCATCACCGCCTCCGCCCGCGAGCTGCTGGAGGCCGAGTACGCGGCCCTCGGCGTGCCCGACGACCACGGCGGCTTCGCCCAGTTCGTGGTCGACGGCGTCACCGACGAGCAGTGGCGGGCGATCGGCCCGTTGCCCCGTCAGCACGGCGTGCTCGCCGAAATGCTGCACGAGACCGGCCCCACCCGCCTCGTCGACGTCCGCCGGGCCCCCGCCTTCGAGGGCTGGCCCGCCGCCCACCCCGAGATGGACGCCTTCCTCGGCATGCCCGTCCTGGACACCGAGGCCGCCGAGGACGAACCGCAGGTGATGGGCGTCATCTTCCTCGCCAACAAGCGCGGCGGCGGCCAGTTCACCGACCACGACGAGGAACTGCTGCGGATCCTCGCCGCGCACGCCGCCCTCGCCCTGTCCAACGCCCGCCTGTACGAGCGCAGCCGCGAACTCACCCTGGCCGGCGAGCGCGCCCGGATCGCCCACGACCTGCACGACGCCGTCTCGCAGAAGCTCTTCTCGCTGCGGCTGACCGCCAAGGCCGCCGCCAAGCTCGTCGACCGCGACCCGGCCCGCGCCCGCGCCGAACTCGCCGAGGTCGCCCGGCTCGCCGCCGAGGCCGCCGACGAACTGCGCGCCGTGGTGGTCGAACTGCGCCCCGCCGCCCTGGAGGAGGACGGGCTGAGCGCCACCCTCGCCTCCCAGGTACAGCTCCTCGACCGCGCGCACACCGCCGACCTCGCCTTCGCCGCCGACGGCGTCCGTGCCCTGCCGCCCGCCCAGGAGGCCGCGCTGCTGCGGGTCGCCCAGGAGGCGCTGCACAACGCGCTGCGCCACTCCGGCGCCCGCCGGGTCACCGTCTCCCTGGCCGGCACCCCCGCCCGCGGCGCCGTGCTGCGGGTGCGCGACGACGGACGCGGCTTCGACCCCGAGTCCGTCCGCCGGGCCGGCCGGCACCTCGGCCTGGCCTCGATGCGCGACCGCGCGGCCGCCGTCGGCGGCACGCTCACCCTGGAGTCCGCCCCCGGCCAGGGGACGCTCGTCGAGATGGAGGTCCCCGGTGCCTGA
- a CDS encoding DUF1272 domain-containing protein: protein MALEMRETCERCEVSLTADGPASICSYECTFCADCTEAMAADCPNCGGELVARPRRKAA, encoded by the coding sequence ATGGCCCTGGAGATGCGCGAGACCTGCGAGCGCTGCGAGGTGTCGCTGACCGCCGACGGCCCCGCCTCGATATGTTCCTACGAGTGCACCTTCTGCGCGGACTGCACCGAGGCGATGGCCGCCGACTGCCCCAACTGCGGCGGCGAACTGGTGGCCCGTCCGCGCCGGAAGGCCGCCTGA
- a CDS encoding sulfite exporter TauE/SafE family protein, which translates to MTLWEAIAVLVAGVGAGMINVIVGSGTLITFPVLLAVGIPPVTANVSNSFGLVPGSLSGVIGYRRELVGQGRRLRRMGTASLLGGLLGALLLIELPSGAFDAIVPVLILLALVLVVIQPRVAKAVAARRRADGDPDGSLVLLVGVFLTGIYGGYFGAAQGVLLMALMGMMLQEDLQRINAVKNALAMIVNGVAALFFLFTSTVDWTAAGLIAAGSLVGGLLGAKVGRRLPPAALRAVIVVVGLLAVTKLLLS; encoded by the coding sequence ATGACGCTCTGGGAGGCGATCGCCGTCCTGGTGGCCGGCGTCGGTGCCGGGATGATCAACGTGATCGTCGGCTCCGGCACCCTGATCACCTTCCCGGTGCTGCTCGCCGTCGGCATCCCGCCGGTGACCGCCAACGTCTCCAACTCCTTCGGCCTGGTGCCCGGCTCGCTCAGCGGCGTGATCGGCTACCGCCGCGAACTGGTCGGCCAGGGACGCCGGCTGCGCCGCATGGGCACCGCCTCGCTGCTCGGCGGTCTGCTCGGGGCGCTGCTGCTGATCGAGCTGCCGAGCGGCGCCTTCGACGCGATCGTCCCGGTGCTGATCCTGCTCGCCCTCGTCCTGGTGGTGATCCAGCCCCGGGTGGCCAAGGCCGTCGCGGCCCGCCGCCGGGCCGACGGTGACCCGGACGGCAGCCTGGTGCTGCTGGTCGGGGTGTTCCTCACCGGCATCTACGGCGGCTACTTCGGCGCCGCGCAGGGCGTCCTGCTGATGGCGCTGATGGGCATGATGCTCCAGGAGGACCTGCAGCGGATCAACGCGGTGAAGAACGCCCTGGCGATGATCGTCAACGGCGTCGCCGCACTCTTCTTCCTGTTCACCTCGACGGTCGACTGGACCGCCGCCGGGCTGATCGCGGCCGGCTCGCTGGTCGGCGGTCTGCTCGGCGCCAAGGTCGGCCGCCGCCTCCCGCCGGCCGCGCTGCGCGCGGTCATCGTGGTGGTCGGGCTGTTGGCCGTCACCAAACTGCTGTTGAGTTGA